Proteins encoded within one genomic window of Triticum aestivum cultivar Chinese Spring chromosome 2D, IWGSC CS RefSeq v2.1, whole genome shotgun sequence:
- the LOC123053417 gene encoding uncharacterized protein — MASPMVATPIRLSSLRYAPPSPAPRGRFVAARVKAEAEAMATEKLGVRVERNPAESRLSELGVRQWPKWGCEKSKFPWTYSAKETCYLLQGKVKVYPDGEEGFVEIAAGDLVVFPKGMSCTWDVAEAVDKHYKFE, encoded by the exons ATGGCGAGCCCAATGGTGGCGACTCCAATCCGCCTCAGCAGCCTCAGATACGCCCCTCCTTCCCCAGCACCCAGAGGACGATTCGTGGCGGCGAGGGtgaaggcggaggcggaggcgatgGCGACGGAGAAGCTCGGCGTCAGGGTGGAGCGCAACCCGGCCGAGTCCCGCCTCTCCGAGCTCGGCGTCCGCCAGTGGCCCAA GTGGGGGTGCGAGAAGAGCAAGTTCCCGTGGACCTACTCGGCCAAGGAGACGTGCTACCTGCTGCAGGGGAAGGTGAAGGTGTACCCGGACGGCGAGGAGGGGTTCGTGGAGATCGCGGCGGGGGACCTGGTGGTGTTCCCCAAGGGGATGAGCTGCACCTGGGACGTCGCCGAGGCCGTCGACAAGCACTACAAGTTCGAGTAG
- the LOC123049429 gene encoding uncharacterized protein: protein MAARLLFSLLLILLVGSHGAFASVQETCAKAMKGSEHKNLESFCVTTLQAAPGSASADAKGLAVIATNLTLANYTAAVATIKELQRRGGWSDKQQAALATCRRRYIEALNVVHSAVHALATGRKQAYVAEMGAVRRSAIDCDDAFGGRGGDDAFGGRGGDAAAKPGEAPLRKVNDDAENLTTMAMLIVITL, encoded by the coding sequence ATGGCAGCCAGGctcctcttctccctcctcctcatcCTTCTCGTTGGCTCCCACGGAGCGTTTGCCTCCGTGCAGGAGACGTGCGCGAAGGCGATGAAGGGATCGGAGCACAAGAACCTTGAGTCCTTTTGCGTGACGACGCTCCAGGCGGCGCCGGGGAGCGCCTCCGCGGACGCGAAAGGGCTGGCCGTGATCGCCACGAACCTGACGCTGGCCAACTACACGGCGGCGGTGGCCACAATCAAAGAGCTGcaacggcgcgggggctggtcggACAAGCAGCAGGCCGCGCTGGCCACGTGCCGCCGGCGGTACATCGAGGCGCTGAACGTGGTGCACAGCGCCGTCCACGCGCTGGCCACGGGGCGGAAGCAGGCGTACGTGGCCGAGATGGGCGCCGTCAGGAGGTCCGCCATCGACTGCGACGACGCGTTCGGCGGACGCGGTGGCGACGACGCGTTCGGCGGACGCGGTGGCGACGCCGCGGCGAAGCCGGGGGAGGCGCCTCTGCGCAAGGTGAATGACGACGCGGAAAACCTGACCACCATGGCCATGCTGATCGTGATCACGCTGT